AAGGCAGCCCTCCGCGCCAACAACCCGGTCCAGCCCCCGGCCAAGAACATCCGCCTCACCCTCGGCGGCACCCAGGTGGGCGAGTTCCGCCTCGCCAGCACGCAGTACGTCGAGCAGAGCTCGGCGGCGATCTACCTGGACGCGGGCGTCAACACGGTGAGTCTGGTGGGCGTGGACACGTCGGCCGGAGACCACACCGGGCTGGTGGATGACCTCCGGATGGAGATGCTCCACGACTGGCAGGATCCGTACGTCTGGGGCGGTGCGGTGCCCGGCGTCAACGACGACGCCACCGTGAGCGCCGGCAGCGCCGTCTGTCTTCAGGGGACCCTCACTCCCAAGAGCATCACCGTGAGCGGCGAGCTGCTCGGCGTCCAGAACCGGAACGTGGCCGTCGCCACGAAGTACGTGATGGTGATGGGCAGTGGCTCCCGGCTCGAGCTGGGACAGGAGCTCACGCCCTATCCGGGCTCGGCCACCTTCACCCTCAACGCCACGCCGGCCGATCCCGAGGTCATGGGCATGGGCAGCAAGTTCATCGGCGCCATGGGCTCCGGCACCATCCACCTCCACGGCCTGGAGCGCGTGAGCTGGACGCAGCTCGGCGCGAACGTGAACGCCGGGAGCTCCACCGTGGTCCTCAAGGAGGCCGTGGACTGGCAGCCGGGCGACAAGATCGTGATCGTCTCCAGCCACCGCGACTGGAACGAGGCCGAGCAGCGCACCATCGCGTCCGTCTTCTCGGGGAACACGGCCCTCACTCTGGACAGCCCGCTCGCCTACTCACACACCGGCGTGGTGAAGAGCTACTCCCATGGCTCGCGTACCTGGACCGCGGACCTGCGCGCCCAGGTGGGTCTGCTCTCGCACAACATCCTGGTGCAGGGTGATGCCTCGTCCGCGTCCTCCGGCGGCTTCGGCGGACACGTGATGATCATGGACAACTCGGTGGCGTACGTCAGCGGCGTCGAGCTCTTCAACATGGGCCAGAAGGCGCGCCTCGGGCGCTATCCGTTCCACTGGCACATGCTGGGCAGCGGGGGCTCGGGCCAGTACTTCAAGAACTCCAGCGTCCACCACTCCTACAACCGGGCCATCACCATCCACGGCACCGAGAGCACGCTGGTCGAGAACAACTTCTTCCATGACCACATCGGCCATGGCGTGTTCCTGGAGGACGGCAGCGAGCGCTTCAACGTCATCAAGAAGAACGTGACCCTGCTGACCCGGCGCCCCGCGCCCGGCGAGGAGCTCACGCCGTCCGACAACCAGTTCGACCAGGTGCAGAACCGCAGCCCGGCCAGCTACTGGATCACCAACCCCCAGAACACCTTCGAGGACAACGTCGCGGCGGGCACCGAGGGGACCGGGTTCTGGTTCGCGCTCCCCTCACGCCCCATGGGCTTGTCCGCGAATGACCCGCGCTTCTCGTCGATGCGCCCCAACACGCTCCCGATGATCTCCTTCAAGGGCAACAGCGCCCACAGCACCATGAGCGGGTTCGACATCTTCGACGGGCTGGATGCCAACCACTCCATCCTCCCGAACGCGGGCTGGTCGGACACCGCCACCCACCTCATCGAGAACGGCACGTGGTACGCGAACGACCTGGCCCTCTACACGGGCATCGGCGCTGGCGGTCCGTCCGACAACCTCCTCTTCCGCAACAACGTCCTGGTGGAGAACGTGGTCGGTACCATGCTGGCCAGCTACAGCATCGTCGACCAGAGCGTGTTCGTGGCCAACTCCGGCGAGAACCTCCTCGGCGGGACCCGCTACGCCTACCGCGTGTATGACGGCGCGGGCCAGGTCCGGGACTCGCACTTCATCGGGTGGGATGCCGCCAACGCCAACTTCCTGATCAACACGGGCGCCGCCATCAAGCACCCCAACCACCTGTTCACCGGGAACACGATGTCTCCCGCGAGCCCGCCGCGCACCGTGCTGGAGGACTTCGACCTCCGTCCCGCTCCGGGCACCCACGCCAACCACCCGGGGCATCCGCGCTACTGGTCCATCGTGCTCCGTGACGTCACCGGCGGCATCAGTGGCAAGGCCAACACGTCCATCGTGTCCAATCACCCGTTCATGCGGGTGGGCGACGAGTACCGCCCGCCCAACTGGGAGCGCACGTACCGGAGCGATCACCGCTTCGTCCTGTCCCGGCTCGCCTACAACGTGCCGTTCGAGCAGACGCCCAACATCACCTGCACGCGCGAGAAGGCGGGCCTTGCCCCCGTCAGCGTCTTCTACATCGAGGACACCGGCTACCACGAGTGGCACCAGCTCCCGTTCCTCGTCAACGAGGGCTTCGAATACACCTATGCCTACGAGTCCCTCCCCACCGTGAAGGCGGTGACGATGAACATGGAGGACGCCACCGCGGGCGACAACTACATCGCCCACTTCAAGGACTTCGGGAAGTTGGGGGGCCTCTCGCTCTCCTCGAGCCAGAGCAGCTTCACCGCCCACTCCTCCCTCGCCAGCCTGCGTGGCTCCACCACCTCGGGCTACTACCTGCAGCCGGGCGGTGACCTCTCCCTCAAGGCGGTCGCCACCGGCAGGAACCAGTCCTTCACCCTCTCCTGGAGCACGGACTTCGTGGTGCCGCCGCTCGACACG
The sequence above is drawn from the Archangium gephyra genome and encodes:
- a CDS encoding G8 domain-containing protein — protein: MKKSPRSWMFLFSMTAVSLADGASAASLSSASSTAFTVPNGSFETPALPASPGYQYAPAGSGWTLVNGAGLSRDATAFTSANPSAPQGAQVLFLQGGGSASRTLNFPAGYYLFSFSAAQRGNPVNTQRVELRIDGASIQGFTPSGTAYQRFSSDAVLLSSGAHSIELRGLNPQGGDNTAFVDELQATRVRDIGLSGFESPVLPTSPGYAYAPAGGPWSFNGLSGLSRNASGFTASNPAAPEGSQVLFLQGASSASTAVSIPRGGYYRFRLKAALRANNPVQPPAKNIRLTLGGTQVGEFRLASTQYVEQSSAAIYLDAGVNTVSLVGVDTSAGDHTGLVDDLRMEMLHDWQDPYVWGGAVPGVNDDATVSAGSAVCLQGTLTPKSITVSGELLGVQNRNVAVATKYVMVMGSGSRLELGQELTPYPGSATFTLNATPADPEVMGMGSKFIGAMGSGTIHLHGLERVSWTQLGANVNAGSSTVVLKEAVDWQPGDKIVIVSSHRDWNEAEQRTIASVFSGNTALTLDSPLAYSHTGVVKSYSHGSRTWTADLRAQVGLLSHNILVQGDASSASSGGFGGHVMIMDNSVAYVSGVELFNMGQKARLGRYPFHWHMLGSGGSGQYFKNSSVHHSYNRAITIHGTESTLVENNFFHDHIGHGVFLEDGSERFNVIKKNVTLLTRRPAPGEELTPSDNQFDQVQNRSPASYWITNPQNTFEDNVAAGTEGTGFWFALPSRPMGLSANDPRFSSMRPNTLPMISFKGNSAHSTMSGFDIFDGLDANHSILPNAGWSDTATHLIENGTWYANDLALYTGIGAGGPSDNLLFRNNVLVENVVGTMLASYSIVDQSVFVANSGENLLGGTRYAYRVYDGAGQVRDSHFIGWDAANANFLINTGAAIKHPNHLFTGNTMSPASPPRTVLEDFDLRPAPGTHANHPGHPRYWSIVLRDVTGGISGKANTSIVSNHPFMRVGDEYRPPNWERTYRSDHRFVLSRLAYNVPFEQTPNITCTREKAGLAPVSVFYIEDTGYHEWHQLPFLVNEGFEYTYAYESLPTVKAVTMNMEDATAGDNYIAHFKDFGKLGGLSLSSSQSSFTAHSSLASLRGSTTSGYYLQPGGDLSLKAVATGRNQSFTLSWSTDFVVPPLDTDGDQLTDSVEINSSRQPFDAADLGAEFVTPGGFEGWTAFGNITGQAVSGGVLTGISSNNGDAQIVNSAYHFNASRVPALQVRMRASQNTGVQIFFATSSQPGFSGTRVANASYTGNGAWQTLTFDMAGQADWTGTITDLRLDPVSGVGIPFDIDSIRGPGM